A single window of Maylandia zebra isolate NMK-2024a linkage group LG2, Mzebra_GT3a, whole genome shotgun sequence DNA harbors:
- the LOC112431628 gene encoding uncharacterized protein LOC112431628 produces the protein MDKLNIAGRRTKILLRTMGQEKVVDSFIVPELEVAGLDSDMYCDMPNLFTQHKMPVDIGNISNQQDLVDWPHLKHVHLPEIKANVELLIGMNMPRALEPLEVIRSVGDGPFAIRTVLGWTVNGPLNRECCGRPGCLATVTANRVSAVTLDKLWKQQFKMDFPESSNDEQMGLSKEDLKFLELASKMVTLGDWHYSIALPLKDRDIRMPDNCAIEQRALGLKKRFIRDKDFHKDYTAFMTDLISRGYAKRVPVTELERQKWGRIKRNFVPGDVVLIVDDSAPRGSWLIGRVTGAAPDERGLVRQVWIKTPTSHVCRPITKICLLQEASDP, from the coding sequence ATGGACAAGCTGAATATTGCTGGGAGGAGGACAAAGATTCTCCTGCGCACCATGGGACAGGAGAAAGTGGTGGACAGTTTCATTGTACCTGAACTTGAAGTTGCTGGATTGGACAGTGACATGTACTGTGATATGCCTAACCTCTTCACTCAGCATAAAATGCCTGTAGATATTGGTAACATCTCAAATCAACAGGACCTGGTTGACTGGCCACATTTGAAGCATGTTCATTTGCCAGAAATTAAGGCCAATGTTGAGCTTTTGATTGGCATGAATATGCCCAGAGCTCTAGAACCTTTGGAGGTCATCCGGAGTGTAGGTGATGGACCCTTTGCCATTAGGACTGTGCTCGGCTGGACTGTGAATGGGCCACTTAATCGAGAATGCTGTGGAAGGCCAGGATGTTTGGCAACAGTTACCGCCAACAGAGTTTCTGCTGTCACACTGGACAAGCTATGGAAACAGCAGTTCAAGATGGATTTTCCTGAGAGCAGCAATGATGAACAGATGGGGCTGTCAAAGGAAGACTTGAAGTTCCTGGAATTGGCCAGCAAGATGGTGACTTTGGGGGATTGGCACTACAGCATTGCCCTGCCACTAAAAGACCGAGACATAAGAATGCCTGACAACTGTGCAATTGAGCAACGAGCCTTAGGTTTGAAGAAAAGGTTCATCAGAGATAAAGACTTTCATAAAGACTACACTGCCTTCATGACAGATCTTATATCTAGAGGATATGCAAAGAGAGTCCCAGTCACAGAATTAGAGCGCCAGAAATGGGGAAGGATTAAACGTAACTTTGTTCCTGGAGATGTGGTCCTTATAGTGGATGATTCTGCACCTCGTGGTTCTTGGCTCATTGGGAGAGTCACCGGAGCTGCACCAGATGAAAGGGGGCTTGTGCGTCAGGTCTGGATTAAGACCCCAACCAGCCATGTGTGCAGACCCATCACAAAGATATGCCTTCTTCAGGAGGCCTCTGACCCATGA